The following coding sequences are from one Gossypium hirsutum isolate 1008001.06 chromosome A12, Gossypium_hirsutum_v2.1, whole genome shotgun sequence window:
- the LOC107926274 gene encoding rhamnogalacturonate lyase — MKEKVMQLNQIHSRHHVFWVFIIVHFSLLLFSAFSADIPPRKILNGEKKKSRKVELHMEDNRVFIDNGLVEVTIENPSGHLSGITYKGMLNVLETRNNNNNKGYWDIVWDNEAYDKLATQHVKIITETEELVELSFTKMWDITKDHGNSVPLNVDKRYIVRRGVPGLYMYGILERQEDFPDAHMYQIRIAFKLNENKFHFMAISDTKQRIMPSQEDRDESRSQVLAFKEAVLLTNPTNPQLKGEVDDKYQYSSENKDNKVHGWISDDDAVGFWVITPSNEFRTGGPHKQDLTSHVGPTALSMFVSTHYTGTEMDVLYKKGETWKKVLGPVFMYLNSASWDEARHYRNALWNDANRQLREEIQSWPYNFTASEDFPHAQQRGEVNGQLLVRDQSLDKQLMQAKSAFVGLAAPGYAGSWQTEGKGYQFWTQTGNTGRFTIKNVRPGEYNFYAWVYGFIGNYKLNLKITIQPGNKINLGTLIYDPPRNGPTLWEIGIPDRTAAEFFIPEPNPTFVNSILNHDADEFRQYGLWDRYSDIYRDGDLVFTVGVSNYSKDWFFAHVPSSKGNHMAD, encoded by the exons ATGAAGGAGAAGGTGATGCAGCTAAACCAGATTCACTCCAGGCACCatgttttttgggttttcatcaTCGTTCACTTTTCATTACTCCTTTTCTCAGCTTTCTCTGCAGATATCCCACCCag AAAAATCTTAAATGGTGAAAAAAAGAAGTCTCGTAAAGTCGAGTTGCATATGGAAGATAACAGA GTTTTTATTGATAATGGACTTGTTGAGGTAACTATAGAGAATCCTTCTGGCCATTTATCAGGAATTACATATAAGGGAATGCTTAATGTGCTTGAAACCAgaaacaataacaacaacaaagG GTATTGGGACATTGTCTGGGATAATGAAGCCTATGACAA ATTAGCTACACAACACGTCAAGATCATTACAGAAACTGAGGAGTTAGTTGAGCTTTCCTTCACCAAAATGTGGGACATAACAAAAGACCATGGCAATTCAGTTCCTTTAAACGTAGACAAAAG GTATATAGTACGACGAGGCGTTCCAGGCTTGTATATGTATGGTATTTTGGAGCGGCAAGAAGATTTTCCCGATGCTCATATGTATCAAATAAGGATAGCTTTTAAGCTCAATGAAAACAA GTTTCATTTCATGGCGATATCAGACACGAAACAAAGGATTATGCCTAGCCAAGAAGATCGAGATGAGAGTCGCAGTCAAGTTCTAGCTTTCAAAGAAGCTGTTCTGTTGACGAATCCAACCAATCCACAACTTAAAGGAGAGGTTGACGACAAGTACCAATATTCGAGTgagaacaaagataacaaggttCATGGGTGGATATCGGATGATGATGCTGTCGGTTTCTGGGTGATCACCCCTAGCAATGAGTTCCGAACTGGTGGCCCGCACAAGCAGGACCTCACTTCTCATGTTGGTCCCACAGCCCTCTCC ATGTTTGTTAGTACTCATTATACGGGGACGGAGATGGACGTATTGTATAAGAAAGGAGAGACTTGGAAAAAGGTTTTGGGCCCTGTTTTTATGTATCTCAACTCGGCATCTTGGGATGAAGCTCGTCATTATCGCAATGCGCTGTGGAATGATGCTAATAGACAGTTGCGTGAAGAAATCCAAAGTTGGCCTTACAATTTCACTGCGTCAGAAGATTTTCCTCATGCTCAACAACGAGGAGAAGTTAATGGTCAATTGCTAGTGCGAGATCA AAGCTTGGATAAGCAACTAATGCAGGCGAAATCTGCGTTTGTGGGGTTGGCAGCGCCTGGATATGCAGGATCATGGCAAACGGAAGGAAAG GGCTACCAGTTTTGGACTCAAACAGGCAACACTGGCCGTTTCACTATAAAAAATGTCCGACCAGGGGAGTATAATTTTTATGCATGGGTCTATGGTTTCATTGGAAACtataaattaaatctcaaaatcACTATCCAACCAG GAAACAAGATCAACTTGGGTACCCTTATATACGATCCCCCAAGAAATGGCCCTACATTGTGGGAAATAGGGATTCCCGACAGAACAGCTGCTGAGTTCTTCATACCTGAACCAAACCCAACATTTGTTAACTCAATCCTCAACCATGACGCCGACGA ATTTAGACAATACGGATTGTGGGATCGGTACTCAGATATTTATCGTGACGGTGATCTTGTCTTTACAGTTGGTGTTAGCAATTATTCTAAGGATTGGTTCTTTGCTCATGTTCCCAG CTCCAAGGGCAACCACATGGCAGATTAA